TATTCCCGCTGCAGTACTACGCTCGTTGGGATGAACTGATGCTCGCCCTTAATCAAGATTCCCGCTGGCATCTGGTTTACCGCGACGAATACTTCGTTGTGTTTGATAGATAAAAAAAGGTCCGACCCGAAGGTCGGACCTCTCATCTCTCTCTCGTTTGATTGGATTTACTTAATCTGGAAGGCGCGAACCATATTGGTTGTCTTGTCGTGGATTCGTGCGAAGTACTTGCCGGCAGGGAACTTGGCGAGCGAAAGCGAACCACTCACGTTGTCGATTGCCATAATCTTATTGCCCATCATGCTGTAAACTTCAACAGTCATGGGGGCTCCTGCGATATGCAATGCGTTGTCCGAGAAGCTCACGTTGAAGTTCACGCTAGCCTTTGCGAAAATCGGGACTTCGTTGCCACCTTGGTTGTTGTTTCCGTTGTTGTTACCTTGATTGTTGTTCCCGTTCTGATTATTGTTGCCGCCGTTTTGGTTGTTATTTTCGCCGTTATTATTGTTTTCGTTTTGATTCTGATTATTGTTGCCGTCGCCCTGGCTTTGATTGTTGTTGTTGACAGCGCACTTGGTGTAGCTGGCGGGGTTGGTAGAAAGGTAGCCCTTCACCAGGTTGCCAGAGGTCGTGTACTGGAGCGAAGTCTTGGTAGAGGAACCTTCAAATGCGGCGGTACCTTCGCTGATCTTGGATGCAGACCAGTTTGCCCAAGAAAGCTGATACTTGTTCACGTATTCCTGCCAGCTCTGGTTGCGGCCCTGGTCCGGATTTCCGGCACCGCTTGCATCAGCCGTGCCCCATTCCGAAATGAACACGGAGAGCCCTGCTTTGATCGCCTTTTCACCCTTGACGCCTTCGCTTTCGCCGCCCCAACTGTAATTGCCTGCCCAGTTGTGGCTGTTGGCGTAGTAGTGCAAGGTGTAAGCGGTATTTTTCTTGGGATCGTTCACTTCGTTGCCGATAGCGTCAGACGGGTTCTGGTCCCAAGAGGGGTTGCCCACGAGTACCAGGTTGTCGGAATACTGGCGAATGACTTCGATCACTTGGTTTGCGTAGTTCTTGACATCGCTCCAAGGAATCTGCTGTGGTTCGTTATAGACTTCGAAAATCACGTTGTCGTACTTACCGTATGTCTCGGCCATTTCTTTAAAGAAATTCTTGGCCGCATCGGTCTGCTTGTGGGCTTCGTGG
This genomic window from Fibrobacter sp. UWT2 contains:
- a CDS encoding glycoside hydrolase family 5 protein encodes the protein MKTLSISALLASLALCATLATAQDITPTRVGPVSQYGQLMTGKNSQGQGRIYGSCEGVKDGAEVQVRGMSLYWSLMPQALEFWSEEGISTMVNDMKIQIVRAAMATGNEDWKGEWNGIQLKGYAIDSEHQKQFVKTVVEAAIKNDIYVIIDWHSHEAHKQTDAAKNFFKEMAETYGKYDNVIFEVYNEPQQIPWSDVKNYANQVIEVIRQYSDNLVLVGNPSWDQNPSDAIGNEVNDPKKNTAYTLHYYANSHNWAGNYSWGGESEGVKGEKAIKAGLSVFISEWGTADASGAGNPDQGRNQSWQEYVNKYQLSWANWSASKISEGTAAFEGSSTKTSLQYTTSGNLVKGYLSTNPASYTKCAVNNNNQSQGDGNNNQNQNENNNNGENNNQNGGNNNQNGNNNQGNNNGNNNQGGNEVPIFAKASVNFNVSFSDNALHIAGAPMTVEVYSMMGNKIMAIDNVSGSLSLAKFPAGKYFARIHDKTTNMVRAFQIK